Below is a window of Thermococcus sp. M36 DNA.
TTTATTTACAAAAGATTGAATCCTGTTTAGGGGAATAATATAACTGCGATGTATTCTTGTAAATTTTTCGGGAGGTAATTTTTCAAGAATGCCTTTCATAGTCATTAAGGTTAGTAAAGGTTTCGCATTGGTGAAGTGAATTTTTATATAATCTTCCAAACCCTCAATATATTCAATATCGTTTAGCGGAATGCGAACCAATTTATATTCTGAACGAACGAAAATGCTTTCATTACTTTCATCTTTCATATTGTT
It encodes the following:
- a CDS encoding LytTR family DNA-binding domain-containing protein, which gives rise to NNMKDESNESIFVRSEYKLVRIPLNDIEYIEGLEDYIKIHFTNAKPLLTLMTMKGILEKLPPEKFTRIHRSYIIPLNRIQSFVNKKILLNTGKELPVSNSYIEFINNMMKK